The Pseudanabaena sp. BC1403 genome segment AAGGCTCCATGTGTAGTTACAGGACGAAGCGGATCTTTGGGGACAGTGATGTATGTTGCTGAAGATTTTTGGCCACTAAATACAACACTTTGGGTGAAAGAGTTTAAATTAGTTGAACCACTAATAGCTTTGTATTTGCTTAGAAGTTTAAAACTTGAACAATATAATGGTGGTGCTGCGGTTCCTACACTTAATCGAAATGATGTGCATCGTATCGAGTTTTCTTGTCCACCCAAAAAACTACAAGAATTTTTTCTAGATGTTGCTAATCCTATCTATTCTCAGATGAGAGTACTTGAACAACAGAATGTACAGCTAAAACAAGCCCGTGATCTTCTACTTCCTAAACTGATGAGTGGAGCGATCAGCGTATGAATCCATCGTCATATTCAACAGAAACACAATTTTTAGAAAAGAAATCCCTAAAAGTTGTCACAGGAAAAAATGCAGACTGGAGCGAACTTGCAAAAGACTGTGTTTGTTTAGCCAATGCCAAAGGCGGCATCATTGCGATCGGCATTGAAGACGACAGCGCCGAACCACCCGCCGATCAAAAAATATCCGTCGAGTTGCGCGAAAAAATCCAAAAACGCATCGGTGAACTCACCGTAAATGTTGCGATCGCTCCTCAACTCGACACCGCCACAAACGGCGGCGAATATATACGGCTGACCGTCGCCCGATCCAACAGCATCGCCTCAACCAGCGATGGACGTTACTACATCCGTATATCAGACACTTGCAAGCCCGTACTCGGTGATGATGTCTCACGACTACTCAACGAACGCGCCGCCACACCTTGGGAAACCCTCACCAATCTAGAAGTCCCACGCGATCGTATAGATACCGCCAAAACCCAAAAATTTTGTCAAGATATCCGCAACTCCGATCGCGTCAAATCATCTGTCAAAGAAAAAACCGATGCCGAACTGCTCGATCATTACTCCCTCACAGAAGGCGAATGGCTGACGAACTTAGGCATTTTATGTATCGGACAAAGAAGCGATCGCGCCCGTCTCGGCACAGCACCCGTCATTCAATTTCTCAAATACGACGAACAAGAACGCAAAGTAAACAAACTGGTATGGGATGACTTCTCCCTATCCCCCCTAGAACTCGTTCCCACCGTCTGGCAAGAAATCCCCGACTTTCGGGAACGCTACGAACTACCCGACGGCTTATTTCGCCAAACCCTCCCCCTCTACGATGAAACCGTCGTGCGCGAACTACTAGTCAATGCCCTTGTCCACCGTCCCTATACCCAACGCGGCGATATTTTTATTAACCTCTTTCGCGATCGCCTCGAAATCGTCAATGCAGGGACATTACCCCTAGGCGTAACACCTCAAAACATACTGCACACAACCGTTAGACGAAATGAGCAGCTCGCACGGGTATTTCACGACCTCAAATTTATGGAACGTGAAGGCAGTGGCTTCGACAAAATCTATGAGGTCTTACTATCTCAAGGGCGATCGCTACCCGAAATTAGCGAAGGTAAAGCACTTGATCGCGTCCAAGTCACCATCTATCGCCAAATCCTAAAACAAGATGTAATCGACTTCATCGCCCAAATCGACGCTCAGTATCAATTAACCCAACGCGAACGCATCACCCTTTGCTTACTTGCACAGCATGAATCTCTGAACGCCCGTGAACTGGGTCAATTGCTAACATTACCCGAAGACAACCACGCGATCGCCCCTTGGTTAGGCAAACTAACCAACTATGAATTAGTCAAACAAAGCGGCAAAGGTCAAGCAACTCGTTACTACATCGACCCCGAACTATTGCGATCGACCCAACTAAGAATCAAAACCACATTACAAAGAATCGAACCCCATCGCCTAGAAGCCTTAATTCTGGAAGATTTACGCCACTATCCTAAATCAAGCATCAGCGCAATTCAAGACCGTATTGCCCCAGAATTACTTCGTAGTCGGATTAAACGCGCCCTAGAAAAAATGGTACAGGACAAGACTATAGACTTTGAGGGTGAAAACCGAGGAAGACGATACTCACTTACTGCAAATAGCAATTAAACGATATTTAATCGATATTTAATCGGTAAGTAATCGATACTTGATCGATATTGCTTGATATTGATCGATATTTTGATCGATAACTATTAAAGTGAAAATCACTAAAGACCACTCTCTAAAACAGTTTTACACCCCTAGTCTTATTATTTGCTTATCGATCGCTGATCGATATCGATCGCGCAAAATAGTAAATAGCGCTCGATAGAAATTTCCAAATAACCACAAATAGCCAATGAGTAAATATAACGAAGACACCCTCGTACAGCAAACCACCGCCGAATATCTGCGCGACGAGCTTGGCTGGGATGTTGTCTATGCTTATAACAACGAAACCTTTGGCAAAAATGGCACACTTGGCAGAGACAGCGATCGCGAAGTCATCCTCACCCGTTATCTATCCGCCAAACTCACAGAATTTAACCCCAATCTCCCCGAAACAGCCTACCAAGACGCAATCAGGCAAATAGTCGAAACCAGCACCGCCCAAACCCTACTCGCCACCAATCGCGACAAATACTACCTCCTCAAAGATGGTGTACAGGTTACTTTTACTAATGCCAAAGGCGATCGCGAAAAACGCCGCCTCAAAATCTTTGACTTTGATAATCCCACTAACAATCATTTTCTAGCCGTCCGTGAACTCTGGGTCAAAGGCGATCTCTATCATCGCCGCGCTGATATTGTGGGGTTTGTAAATGGCATCCCCCTGCTATTTATGGAACTCAAAAACATCAATAAAGACATTCGGGCTGCCTACGAAGAAAATTTTTCTGACTATAAAGATACGATTCCGCACCTTTTTCATCACAATGCTTTCATCGTTTTAGGCAATGGCATTGATGCGCGTATAGGTTCTCTATCCAGTCGCTTTGAGCATTTTCACGAATGGAAACGCCTAGAAGAAGAAGACAAAGGCGTTGTCGATATGGAAACCTTACTTAAAGGGATCTGCACCAAAACCAACTTTCTCGATCTCTTCGAGAACTTTATCCTCTTTGACGACTCCTCTGGTAAAACTATTAAAATTGTTGCTCAAAACCATCAATATCTCGGTGTCAACAAAGCCGTTCAATCAGTACGCGATCGCCAAGACAGACAAGGCAAACTTGGCGTATTCTGGCATACCCAAGGCTCAGGCAAAAGCTACTCAATGGTATTCTTCACCCGCAAGATTCACCGCAAATTAGGCGCAAACTTTACCTTTGTGATCTGTAGCGATCGCGATGATCTCGATTCACAAATCTACAAAACCTTCGCAGGATGTGGTGTCGTCAATAACGACAAAGATCCCTGTCGTTCTAGCGGTGGTAAGCATCTTCAACAATTACTCAGCCTGCAAAAAAGCCATGTGTTCACCCTCATTCAAAAGTTTAATCAACAAGTCGATCAAGCCTATTCTCTGAGAGACGACATCATCGTCATTTCCGATGAAGCACATCGTACTCAATATGGTTTGCTGTCTCTAAATATGCGAAATGCTTTACCCAAAGCAAGCTATATCGGGTTTACAGGTACGCCCCTTTTCTCTGACGATGACATTACCCGTCGTGTGTTTGGCGGATATATTTCCACCTATGATTTCCAACGCGCCGTTGATGACAAAGCCACTGTTCCCCTTTACTACGACAGTCGCGGCGAAAAGCTAAAGGTTGAAACCACAGACTTGAATGAACGCATTGCCAAAAAAGTCGAAGAATTAGAAATAGATAACGTTGATGTTGAGCAACGCCTCCAAAAAGAACTTAAACGCGATTATCACATCATCACCGCCGAAAAACGCCTAGACCAGATCGCCCGTGATTTTGTACAGCACTATGCCACAGCATGGGAATCTGGCAAAGCCATGTTTATCTGCATAGACAAGATCACCTGTATCCGAATGCACCAACTGATTGGTAAATACTGGCAGCAGTATATCCTCCAGTTAGAAAAAAATCTGAAGTCTGCACCTAGCGATCAAGATGAGAATTATCAAAGGCGACAGATTGCATGGATGAAAGAAACCCAGAGCGCTGTCATCATCAGTGAAGAACAAGGCGAAATGGAAAAGTTCCGTAAATGGGGTTTGGATATCTTGCCCTATCGCAAATTAATCAAAGACGGGTTTGAGTTAGCTGATGGTCAAAGCCTCGATGTGGAATCTGCTTTTAAAAACGCCGATCATCCCTTCCGTATCGCTATTGTCTGTGCCATGTGGCTCACAGGGTTTGATGTCCCTAGCCTCTCGACCCTCTATCTCGACAAACCCTTAAAAGCACATACCCTCATGCAAGCGATCGCTAGGGCAAATCGTGTCTACGAAGGCAAAACCAACGGCTTAATTGTGGACTATTGCGGCATCCTCAAAAACCTTCGTGCTGCCCTCAAGGAATATGTAAAGGGACAGGAAGATAATCCAAATAATAACGAAGATATCGACCCTACTAAGCCAGAGTCAGAACTGCTAGAAAATCTCGCTGAATCCATTGATGCAGTAAAAGTATTTTTAAGCGATCGCCATGCTTCCCTTGACGACATTATCGACAAGACAAGATTTGCTAAAAATGCAGCGATCGCCACAGCCAAAGAAGCCGCCAACGAAAACGATCAAACTCGTAAACGCCTAGAAATAATGTGTCGGGATGTTTTGAATAAATTTAAAGCTTGTATCAATAGTCAAGGTGTCAATGCTTATCGAAAATACTATGACGCGATCAATGTCCTCTATAAAAGCCTCGAATCGGATCGCGATCGTGTAGACATTACCGATATTCTGCGACAACTTCAGCCCGTTATTAATGATGCGATCAGCGTTCAAGTTAACGAAGATCCTGATTCCAATACAATCTTTGATATCAGTGGTATTGATTTCGATCGCCTCCGTGCCGAGTTTTGGCGTAGTTCCACCAAAAACACCACTGTTCAGAATCTCAAGCAAGCCATTGAAAGCCGACTCAATCGCTTACTAAATCAAAATCCCCTGCGTACTGACTTTCAAAAGCATTACGAAGAAATCGTTGCTGACTATAACAGTGAGAAAGATCGAGTCGCGATCGAGGTCACTTTTGCCGCTTTACTTGATTTTACGCAAACCCTTGATGCCGAACAAACCCGTGCCATGCGTGAAGGTCTAGATGAGGAATCACTAGCGATCTATGATTTGCTCCAAAAGCCCGATCTCAGTCCTAACGAAATTAAGCGCATTAAGCAAATCTCTGTTGAATTGCTAGCAACCCTCAAAGCGCAAGATCTCCAAGTCGATCGCTGGTGCGATAAAGAATCAACCCGCGATCGCGTCAAAAATAAAATTCATGACTTTCTCTACAGTGATGATTCAGGATTGCCCGTAGACACTTACACCGAGGATGATGTCAACGATAGAGCGATCGCTGTATTCCGCCATGTATTTCGAGCCTATCCCAAGCTACCATCGCCAATATATGCTTATGCAGCTTAAAGTTTCTGCTTATTTCCAAAAATCGAACATTTTATATTTAATTATGCCTAGCTACCTACTGTAATTAGCATTAATTCGTTGATTTCTGTAATTTTTTTTGCTCGACTCTCCGACTAAATGAATGATCATCCTCTTTGTATATATCAGCGTAGTCCTCATGTATTCCTTTAATAATCCACACACCTTTTCGTAAGGCTGGAGTTATAACTGCATCCATCCATACAACGCGATCGCCTATTTTCAAAGGCTCTTTACTAGGGATGGTTGATATAGCTAGGGATGGTAGAGATATAGCTGGGGATGGTAGAGATATAGCTGGGGATGGTAGAGATATAGCTGGGGATGGTGGAGATATAGCTGGGGATGGTAGAGAGATAGTTGTATCCCTTACTGAAAGACCGTTAGGGATAGTTGTAGATGGTTTAGGGGGCATACTCTCTACATATTCAACTTCAGACTTTATTTGAACCTGTTCAATATCTTTTTGATTTTGAGATTCAAACTGTCTACAACTATCCCTATTGCTTACTGAGTCAAGGTTTGAACTGTCTCGCTTACCATCCCCTAACTGTCTCTTAACTATCCCCAAATGTGAAGGAATATCAAAAGTAGACATTCTAGGGATTGTGTAATAAAAGCAGCCGCCGATCTTGTTACTGCGGTTACAGCC includes the following:
- a CDS encoding ATP-binding protein produces the protein MNPSSYSTETQFLEKKSLKVVTGKNADWSELAKDCVCLANAKGGIIAIGIEDDSAEPPADQKISVELREKIQKRIGELTVNVAIAPQLDTATNGGEYIRLTVARSNSIASTSDGRYYIRISDTCKPVLGDDVSRLLNERAATPWETLTNLEVPRDRIDTAKTQKFCQDIRNSDRVKSSVKEKTDAELLDHYSLTEGEWLTNLGILCIGQRSDRARLGTAPVIQFLKYDEQERKVNKLVWDDFSLSPLELVPTVWQEIPDFRERYELPDGLFRQTLPLYDETVVRELLVNALVHRPYTQRGDIFINLFRDRLEIVNAGTLPLGVTPQNILHTTVRRNEQLARVFHDLKFMEREGSGFDKIYEVLLSQGRSLPEISEGKALDRVQVTIYRQILKQDVIDFIAQIDAQYQLTQRERITLCLLAQHESLNARELGQLLTLPEDNHAIAPWLGKLTNYELVKQSGKGQATRYYIDPELLRSTQLRIKTTLQRIEPHRLEALILEDLRHYPKSSISAIQDRIAPELLRSRIKRALEKMVQDKTIDFEGENRGRRYSLTANSN
- a CDS encoding type I restriction endonuclease subunit R encodes the protein MSKYNEDTLVQQTTAEYLRDELGWDVVYAYNNETFGKNGTLGRDSDREVILTRYLSAKLTEFNPNLPETAYQDAIRQIVETSTAQTLLATNRDKYYLLKDGVQVTFTNAKGDREKRRLKIFDFDNPTNNHFLAVRELWVKGDLYHRRADIVGFVNGIPLLFMELKNINKDIRAAYEENFSDYKDTIPHLFHHNAFIVLGNGIDARIGSLSSRFEHFHEWKRLEEEDKGVVDMETLLKGICTKTNFLDLFENFILFDDSSGKTIKIVAQNHQYLGVNKAVQSVRDRQDRQGKLGVFWHTQGSGKSYSMVFFTRKIHRKLGANFTFVICSDRDDLDSQIYKTFAGCGVVNNDKDPCRSSGGKHLQQLLSLQKSHVFTLIQKFNQQVDQAYSLRDDIIVISDEAHRTQYGLLSLNMRNALPKASYIGFTGTPLFSDDDITRRVFGGYISTYDFQRAVDDKATVPLYYDSRGEKLKVETTDLNERIAKKVEELEIDNVDVEQRLQKELKRDYHIITAEKRLDQIARDFVQHYATAWESGKAMFICIDKITCIRMHQLIGKYWQQYILQLEKNLKSAPSDQDENYQRRQIAWMKETQSAVIISEEQGEMEKFRKWGLDILPYRKLIKDGFELADGQSLDVESAFKNADHPFRIAIVCAMWLTGFDVPSLSTLYLDKPLKAHTLMQAIARANRVYEGKTNGLIVDYCGILKNLRAALKEYVKGQEDNPNNNEDIDPTKPESELLENLAESIDAVKVFLSDRHASLDDIIDKTRFAKNAAIATAKEAANENDQTRKRLEIMCRDVLNKFKACINSQGVNAYRKYYDAINVLYKSLESDRDRVDITDILRQLQPVINDAISVQVNEDPDSNTIFDISGIDFDRLRAEFWRSSTKNTTVQNLKQAIESRLNRLLNQNPLRTDFQKHYEEIVADYNSEKDRVAIEVTFAALLDFTQTLDAEQTRAMREGLDEESLAIYDLLQKPDLSPNEIKRIKQISVELLATLKAQDLQVDRWCDKESTRDRVKNKIHDFLYSDDSGLPVDTYTEDDVNDRAIAVFRHVFRAYPKLPSPIYAYAA